The nucleotide sequence CCGGTCCTGGCCGCTCGGTTCGTGCTCGGCCTCGGGACGGCGTGCGCGGTGCGGAGCTTCGGATGTCATAGGGCGGAACCTGGCCCGGACCTGAGCGGCCCACGTCGTCGTGCGACGAGGACGAGACCGGACCGGACACCGGCTTACGAGGTGCCCTCGACGTTGTCAGCCTACTCCTGCTCGGGGCTGCCGCTCCTGGGCGGGCGTGGTGACCGTGCTCGCGCGACCTGCGCGCGTGCGCGAACCGCGCGCGCCGACGGACGCGTTGGGCCGCCCCGGGCGACGAGCGCGCAGGAGGTGTGCGATCAGAGCCAGTCCCCGTGCTTGAAGGCGAAGTACAGCGTCAGGGAGGCGACGACGATGACGGCGCTGGAAACGATGAAACCCGACTGGTGAGCGAAGCCGGGGTAGGGAAGGTTCTGCCCGTAGAAGCCGGTGATCGCCGTGGGCACGGCGATGATCGCGGCCCAGCTCGTCACCTTCTTCATGATCAGGTTCATCCGGTTCGCCTGCACCGACAGGTTGGTCTCCATCACCGAGGCCACGAGGTCGCGCAGCGACTCCGTCCACTCGCCGGCACGCAGCACGTGGTCGTACACATCCCGGTAGTACGGCAGCAACGGCCCGTCGACGACGTCGAGGTCGGGGCGCATGAGGGCGTTGACGACCTCCCGCATGGGCAGGACCACACGGCGGAGCCGGACCAGTGATTTCCGCAGGGCGTAGGACTGGCGCTGTACGGTCTGCATCTGCCGGCCGCCTTCGGCGAAGAGCAGAGCGTCCAGTTCCTCGATACGTTCGTCGAGCCGGCGTACCGCGGCGAAGTGCCCGTCGACGACATGGTCCAGCAGGCCGTGGAGCAGAAAAGCGACACCGTGCGCGGCATGGGCCGGGGTGCGGTCCCAGCGGGCGACCAGGTCGTCGAGGGCGAACGCGGCGTCCTTGCGGACCGTGATCAGCGCCTGCGGCGTGAGGATGACCGCGAGCTCGCTCATCGTCAGCCCCGCGCTGTCCGGGTCGACGGCGACCGCGTAGACACTGAGGAAGTGATGGGTGCGGTAGGTGTCGAGTTTCGCCCGCTGCCCCTCGTGCAGAGCGTCCTCGAGAGCCAGCTCGTGCAGACCGAGTTCCTCGCCCACGGCCGTGAACTCGGCGCGGTCCGGGCGGTACAGGTCCAACCACACGGTGGTGGACGGATCCTCCAGATGCCGGGAGATGTCCCGGACCGGGAAGTCCTCCTCGGCCAGGGAGCCGTCGCGGTACAGCCGGGTACGGGCCACGTCGCGCACCCTAACGGCACCGGCGGACCCTCCGCGGACACCACGACCGGGCAGCCACTCCGACGGGCGCACCGCCTCGACCGCCTCGAAGGCACCGCCCGGCGCGTACGGCCCCGAGGGCGCCCGGAGCTCCCGACGTCATTCCTCGGGCTCGTGGCGTTCCTCACCGCTCGCAGGGCCATCCTCGGGGACCGTGTATGCCCGACGCGTGCCGGTGTCGATGAGGATCTGTGCGGCATCGGTGACGTTGCCGGCCCGGACAGCCCTGGCCATCGCGGCGCGGGCGGCCTCGGCCGTCGCGTGCGGCGGTACCACGAGAAGGGAGAAGTGGTCCTGGTCGCCGCGAGTGATCAGGACGGTGTCGTCACCCACCGGAAAGGAGTCGACCCGGACGACCTGGTCGCCGACCACCAGGCGCGGGGGAAGAGCGTCCCAGGCGGTGGCGTCCAGACCGACGCGTGCGACGGGGCCGAGGTGCACGGTCAGCGCCTCGACGAGGTCGGGCAGCTCGGCACCGATGTCGCGGGAACGCGGCCACCACGCACCGTCGAGATGTCCCTTCCTGGACCGTGTCGTCTCCAGCCGCAGAAGGACCGTCCCGGGTTTCGCGGCCCGGTGGATCGCGTCGGGCAGAAGACGGGGAGCGTGGGGGATGTCGGATTCGGTCATGGTGTGTCCGCCCGTCTGCGGGAACGGTACCGCCGCCGAACGCGGGACCTCGTTCTCTCACCGTAAGCCGTGCCCCGCGGCAGCACGCCTGCTCACGCGGAGGTCCCGGGACCTGCGCAGCGGCGTACAGTGAGAGTACCGGGAGTACTTCGCACGCCGGCCGCCAAGTCGGTGCCGTTCCCGGCGAGCGACAACACCGGCCTCCGAGAGGAGGCCCGGGGACAGGTCCGCGTCATGACCGCGACCATCGAACCCACGATCACCAAAGAGCGCCTGCCTTCGGCGTCGGCCCGGCTGTCCCTGACCCCGGCCGGTTCGGTTCCAGGTCTCCTGGACGGCGCATGGTGGCCCCGCTCCCGTGATCTCCTCCGCGAGATCCCCGCTCTGACCGACGCACTGGACGCGTGCTGGGGCCGCATCACGCACGTCACCGTGAACCCGACCCACTGGCCCGTCATCCCCCGCAAGGTCCCCGTCACGGGCCACACGGTGCATGTCGGCTGGTTCGCCGCCGAGCAGGACCCGAACAAGGTGATCCTCCTCTCCTACTCGGTGGGCCGCCTGGACCTGCTGGTGATCCCTCCGGAGACGGACCCGGCCGCCGCCGCCCGGCTGGCGGCAGCGGCGACCTCTCCGGGAGGTGTCCGCACCGCCGGCGCTCTGATCGCCGACGAGGCCGCCATCCACAACGCGGCACAGACGCAGAGCCGGGAAGAGGAATGGGAGACCGACGGCGGAGCCGCTTCGGCCGGCGGAGCCGCGATCGCAGTCTCGCGTTCCGCCCCGAGGCGGTGAGGACATGGAGACCGTCGTCACCGTCGCCGGGATCATTCTCGTGATCATCGCCGGAATGATCCTGATCCACCGGCTCAACGCACAGCACGACGACAGGATCGGGGCGTTCCACTACAGCGACACCCTGCCGGGAATCGGTCGGCGGACCCGTAAGGGCCCACGTGCCGCCGTACCGAAGGGCCCTCCTGCCGACGCCGCACGCAATGAGGATCGGCAGGGGAGCGGCTGATGCCGCGGACCTGCTTCCAGCCGTCCGGGGGCCCCGCGCCTGTCTCCCGCCCGCGCGGGGTCAGCGGCCCCGGAGGGCGGTGAGCACGGCGTCGAGGTCGGCCGGACGCGGGCGGTTGTGCGGCAGCCTGCCGAGCAGGGCCGCCATGCCGCAGGTGCCGGTGAGGGCCGAGAAGACCAGTCCGCCCGCGATGCCCGCGGGGATCAGCAGGAGGGCCGGGTGCACGAGCAGGCCCAGGGCGAGGCCCAAGAGCACCAGCAGACCGGCCGTGAACCGGACCTGACGTTCCATGCCCCACCCGGCCCGCGCGGCGCCGGCCGCCGGCGTGTGCAGGTCCTGGCCCTCGGCGGCCCAGGCGCCGGTGCCCCCGGTCAGGGTCGCGGCGGCGATGCCGTGCCCGGCCAGGAGCTCGCGGGCGGTGCCGGAGCGGGCCCCGGAGGCGCACACGACGAGGACGTCGCCGCGCTCGGCGGCGTGCCGTATCTCCGGCAGCGCATGACGCACGTGGTCCAGCGGGATGTTGAGGGCGCCGGGCAGGTGACCGGAGGCGTACTCGGCGGGCGTGCGCACGTCGATGACGGTCAGCTCGTGCAGCCGGGCACGGGCCTGGCGGGTGTCGAGGGCGGCGGGGGCGGGGGAATTGCGCATGGCAGGTGATCCTTGAACAGTTGTCGACGCTGTCCCGAACCGGGACGTACAGTACCCCTAGGGGTATTTTTCTAGGAGTGATCGTGGAACTGGAGCTCGAGGGCGCGGACCTGAAGTCCGTGCTGAACCGGCTGCGCCGGGCGCAGGGTCAGATCTCCGGGGTGATCCGGATGATCGAGGAGGGGCGCGACTGCGAGGACGTGGTCACGCAGCTGGCCGCCGCCTCGCGTGCGCTGGACCGGGCCGGATTCGCGATCATCGCGACGGGCTTGCAGCAGTGTGTGGCGGACATGGACTCCGGGCGCGCGAACGGTGAGGACCCGAAGGCGATGCGCGCCCGCCTGGAGAAGCTGTTCCTGTCCCTGGCCTGAGCCGCCGGGCCGTGGGGGCCATAGGGGCCGTCATCGCAGCGCGTCGATCATCATGAAGGCCGCCACGGCCAGCAGCACCACGGCGAAGATCCGTTGCAGCGTCTGCCCCGAGATCTTCGCGGCCAGCCGCTTGCCGTCCCACGCGCCGAGGATCGCGGCCCCGACGAAGGGGCCGACGACCGTCCAGTCGAGCTCCTCGACCGTACCGGCCCGCATGGTCAGCGCGGCCAGGGAGTTGACGGTGATGACGAGCAGGCTGGTGCCCACCGCGTGGCGCATCCGCATGCCGAGGACCCCGACCAGCGCCGGTACGGCGAGGAAGCCGCCGCCGACGCCGAGGACTCCGGTGACCGCGCCGAGGCCGGCACCGGCCGCGGCCGCCCGCCCCGGCCGGACGGTCACCACGCCCTGTGCCGCCGGGGCCGCGCGCAGCATACGCACGGCGGCCGCTCCCGCGACCACCCCGAACGCGGCCGTGAGCGCCCCCGCCGGGAGGCGTCCGGCGAGCAGGGCGCCGGCCATCGCCGGGCCGGTCCCGGCCGCCGCGAAGAGCAGGCCGGTGCGCCACCGCGCGTGTCCGTCCCGGGCGTGCGCGACGAGGGCGGTGACCGAGGTGATGCTGACGATGACCAGGCTCGCGGTCGTCGCGCCGACGGGGGAGAAGCCGAGCAGGTAGATCAGCGCGGGGACGGCCAGGACGCTGCCACCGCCGCCCAGCGCGCCGAGCGCCAGGCCGATCGCGGCCCCGGCGGCCAGGGCGAGGACGACGGCGCTCACGCGACGGTGCCGTCCTGTCCGCGCGCGTCCACCACCGGCAGCCCGGCGGCGGACCAGTCCCGCATCCCGCCGACCACGTCGACGGCGTCGGCGCCGCGGGCGAGGAGCAGTTCGGCGGCCTGCCGCGAGCGGTTGCCGGAGCGGCAGATCACGACCAGCGGCCGTGCCTGGGCGGGTGCGGGCAGCCCCGCCCCGGCGGCCAGGGCGGACAGGGGAAGGTGCACCGCTCTAGGTGCGTGGCCCGCCTGCCACTCGTGGGGCTCGCGTACGTCCAGCAGTACGGCGTCGGCGCCGCCCCGGGTGTCGGCGTGCCCGGTGCGCCGGGCCGCCTCCCCCACGCTCACGCGCCCCGGGCCGACCCGGTCCCGTCGGAAGATGCTCATCTCGGTGTGTCGCTCCTGTTCGTGATGCGGCGCCGGGGAGGGCCGGCGCTCCGGGGTGGCGGTACCGTCACGGGGTCCGGACGGCGAGTCCCGCCCTGCCGGCCGCGTCGAAGGAGTCGTCCACGGCGACGACGCGCCGGCCGGCGGCGTCCAGCAGGGAGGCGGCGATCGCGGCGCGCATGCCGCCGGCGCAGTGCACCCAGACCTCGCCCTCGGGAACCTCGCCGAGGCGTCGGTGCAGGGTGTGGACCGGGATGTGGACCGAGCCCTCGACGAAGCCGCCGGCCCGTTCCGAGGCCCGGCGCACGTCCAGGACGACGACGCCGTCACGGAGGCGCTCCGCGAGACCGGCGAACGTCGCACGGGGGAAGGAGGCGGGCGACTCTCCCGGGCGCAGCCAGTCGGCCGGTCCCCCGGTGGCCGCCGCGGCCGGGCGGTCGATCCCCACTTGGACCAACTCCCGCTGTGCGGAAGCGAGTTGTTCGGGTGTGTCGGCGAGCAGGGTGACGGGCTTGCCCCACGGGACGAGCCAGGCCAGGTAGGTGGCGAGCTGTCCGTCGGCCTCGAAGTTGAAGGAGCCCGCCAGGTGGCCCTCGGCGAAGGCGACGCGGTGGCGCAGGTCCACGACCCACTCCCCGGCCGCCAGCCGCTCCGCCAGTTCGCCTGCGTTCGCGGTGGCGGGCGGGGTGAGGTCCACGGGAGCGGCTCCGGCGGCGTTGGCCGGGCCCATGTGGGTGTAGTAGGCGGGGACGTCGTCGAGGCCGGCCAGCAGATCGGCGACGAAGGCGTCGGCGTCGCGGGTGAGTGCCTCGTTGGACGCCTTCTCCTTGCCGATGGTCGTGTCGCCGCCGCCGGCTCTGCCCGAGGAGCAGAAGCTGCCGAAGCCGTGCGTGGGCAGCACGGCCGTCTCGTCGGGCAGTTCGGCGGCCAGCCGGTGGGCGGAGGCGTGCTGGGCGCGGGCCAGTTCCTCGGTCAGTCGCGGCTCCACCAGGTCGGGGCGGCCGACGGTGCCGATGAGCAGCGAGCCGCCGGTGAACACCGCGACGGCGGTGCCCTCCTCCTCCAGTGCGTAGGAGGTGTGGTGCGGCGTGTGTCCGGGGGTGGCGATCGCGCGCAGGGTCAGGCCGTCGGCGGGGTCGATCCCGGCGCGGTCGCCGTCGCTCACCGGGGTGTGCGCGAAGCGGACGCGGGCCGCGGCGGGCACCAGGTGGGCGGCGCCGGTGAGCCGGGCGAGTTCCGGGCCGCCGCTCACGTAGTCGTTGTGCACGTGCGTCTCGACGACGTGCGAGATCCGCACCCCGCGCCGCGCGGCCGCCGCGAGGACCCGGGCGGCGTCGCGCGGCGGGTCGACCGCGACCGCCGCGCGGGCGCCGCCCGCCAGGTAGCTGCGGTTGCCGAGTCCGGACACCTCGATCGTGTCGACGAAGAACACGCCGTACTCCTTCCAGTCGAGAATTACCCCCCGGGGTATATTTTCGACGGTACCACGGATACCCAGGGGGGTATTTTTCGCCGCTTCCGGAGGGCGCAGGCCACCGCGGGGCCGCGGAAAAAGGGTTGGGGGGCGCCGCGACGCGGTGCTACGTTCTCGGTGGACCGTGCAGTCGTCGCTTGGAGGTGAGCCCCCGTGAACACAGTTACCCGTGGGTGCTCCCCCAACCCGTCACGGTCCGGCGGCTGACGTCCGGTGTCGCCGGGAGCGCCTGAGATCCAGGCACTCCCGGAAGGGGATTTCCGATGGACACCAAGCCCTTCACCTCCGGCCCGGGCGAGAGCGCGGTGCTGGTCACGCGCGTCGCGGACAGGCAGTGGCACGCGCTGGAGGACGACCTGGTGGTCGGCCGCGGGCACGCCCAGCACCGGCCCGACGGACGTCTGTTCGTCAGCGTCGACGCCTGGCACGACACCGCCTTCGACCGGCTCGCCGCAGCCCTGGTGGCGCACCTGCCCGCACCGCTGCACACGGTGGTCGACGAAGCCGACACCGCATTGACGGCCCGCTGGCTGCGGGCCGGTTTCACGGTCCGGCGCCGCGAGGGGGAATACGCCGTCCCGACCGACCCGGAGGTCACGGGGCTCGGAGCGGTCCTGCCGCCCCCGGGTGTGACGATCGTGCCGGCCGGGCGGACCGACGAGGCTCTGCTGCGGGCCGTGGACCGGGCGATCCGTGACGAGGTCAAGGCGAGCGTCGGCTGGTGGTCGATGCCCGCGGAGGTGATTCCTCGTCCCGGGGGCGACACCCTCGTCGACCCCTCGAAGTACACGGTGGCGGCCTCGCCGGACCGTTACCTCGGCCTGATCCGGGTGGCGCCGGTGAAACGGCCGCGCATCGGCCTCGTCGCGGTGCGGGCCGGCGAGCGGCGCCGGGGCCTCGCGCGGGCCCTGCTCGCCCACGAGCTGGGGAGGCTGCACGACTGCGGGGTCGGCACGGCCTGGGTCGAGATCCAGGAGTCGAACCGGGCGGCGGCCGCGCTCTTCGAGGGCATCGGCGCGCGGCAGCAGAGCAGCAACCTGGAGCTGGTGCGATGACGAAGCACAGGAACGTCGTCGAGGTCGAGGGCAGGGTCGTCGAGTGCCTGCGCAGCGCCATGTTCACCGTGGAGCTCGAGAACGGCCACCAGGTGCTCGCGCACATCAGCGGGAAGATCCGCAAGAACTACATCAAGATCATGCTGGAGGACCGGGTGCTCGTGGAGCTGCCGCCGTACGACCTCACGCGCGGCCGGATCGTGTTCCGCTACCGCAACTGACCGCCACCGGCGCCTCCCGCACCGCCTGATCCGGGGCTCCGGTCACCACCTCCGCGTGCCCGGAGCCCCGACTCCGCCCGCGGCGGCCCTCAGGGCTCCGCGGGCGGAGTCGGCGAGGGGTCGGGCGGGTCAGACCTCGGGCAGCCCCGGGTCCTCGTCGATGGCCCGCAGCAGCCCGCGGGCCGCCTCGGCGACCTCGGGCTGCACGGAGCCGGCCAGCCCTTCGATCCTGTGCCGCCCGGCGAGGACCGCGGCCCGCGCGGCGACCTCCCACCCGGGCTGCTCCTGGAAGTTCTTCCGCCTCGGCCCGCCGGCCGCGGCCGCCGAGGAGTGCCACGTCCGCGTGCGGTAGATCTTCTCCAGCAGTTCCAGCAGTTCCGGCGTGCACGGCACCTGAGGAGCCTCGGCCAGTTCCAGGAGGAAGGGCACGGTCGGGGCCGTGGCCTCGCCCACGACGAACCCCAGGGCGCAGACGCAGTCGCCCAGGTCGTCGACGGCGAGCCGGGCGACCTCCTCTCCGCCGTACGCGATGCGGGAGAGCAACGCGGGAATGTCCCTGGCGGGGGCCTGCGCACCGCGCAGGTCCCCCCAGCGCACTCCAGGAACGCCCTTCAGCAGGCTTCCCATGACCCACACTCCTGTCAACCGATGTCGAAGTACGTGTCCCTGATGCCGAGCCGGGACATGACCTGCTGGCAAGAATCGCACCCGGGCAGGAGTTCCCTGTTGCGGGCGTTGCCGAAGGGCTTGTGCACCATGGCGAGGCTCCGGCTCCCGCGGATCGTGTCCCCGGCCTCGAGTGCCTGGGTGATGCAGCCGATCTCGGCGCAGCCGGCGTGGTGGTCCGTCTGGTTCACCACCCTGCGCAGCACCAGCGGCAGGTTCGACTTGTCGTGGTCGGACCGGTTGCGGCTGAGGTCGAAGTACGTGTTGCCCTCGGGCGTCCAGAGCGCGCTGGCCGCCCCCTCGTTCTTGCCGGGTCCGAGCCGTCGCAGGTCCGTGTAGGCCCGCAGTGGGCAGAAGAGCGGATTCTTGCGGGCGCTCTCGTTGTGGACGAGCACGGTCGCGGCGCCGGCCCGGACGAAGTACGTGTGGGCCGTGTCGACCGTG is from Streptomyces asoensis and encodes:
- a CDS encoding metal-sensitive transcriptional regulator, whose amino-acid sequence is MELELEGADLKSVLNRLRRAQGQISGVIRMIEEGRDCEDVVTQLAAASRALDRAGFAIIATGLQQCVADMDSGRANGEDPKAMRARLEKLFLSLA
- the infA gene encoding translation initiation factor IF-1, yielding MTKHRNVVEVEGRVVECLRSAMFTVELENGHQVLAHISGKIRKNYIKIMLEDRVLVELPPYDLTRGRIVFRYRN
- a CDS encoding MBL fold metallo-hydrolase codes for the protein MFFVDTIEVSGLGNRSYLAGGARAAVAVDPPRDAARVLAAAARRGVRISHVVETHVHNDYVSGGPELARLTGAAHLVPAAARVRFAHTPVSDGDRAGIDPADGLTLRAIATPGHTPHHTSYALEEEGTAVAVFTGGSLLIGTVGRPDLVEPRLTEELARAQHASAHRLAAELPDETAVLPTHGFGSFCSSGRAGGGDTTIGKEKASNEALTRDADAFVADLLAGLDDVPAYYTHMGPANAAGAAPVDLTPPATANAGELAERLAAGEWVVDLRHRVAFAEGHLAGSFNFEADGQLATYLAWLVPWGKPVTLLADTPEQLASAQRELVQVGIDRPAAAATGGPADWLRPGESPASFPRATFAGLAERLRDGVVVLDVRRASERAGGFVEGSVHIPVHTLHRRLGEVPEGEVWVHCAGGMRAAIAASLLDAAGRRVVAVDDSFDAAGRAGLAVRTP
- a CDS encoding DUF5994 family protein, translated to MTESDIPHAPRLLPDAIHRAAKPGTVLLRLETTRSRKGHLDGAWWPRSRDIGAELPDLVEALTVHLGPVARVGLDATAWDALPPRLVVGDQVVRVDSFPVGDDTVLITRGDQDHFSLLVVPPHATAEAARAAMARAVRAGNVTDAAQILIDTGTRRAYTVPEDGPASGEERHEPEE
- a CDS encoding magnesium transporter CorA family protein, with the translated sequence MARTRLYRDGSLAEEDFPVRDISRHLEDPSTTVWLDLYRPDRAEFTAVGEELGLHELALEDALHEGQRAKLDTYRTHHFLSVYAVAVDPDSAGLTMSELAVILTPQALITVRKDAAFALDDLVARWDRTPAHAAHGVAFLLHGLLDHVVDGHFAAVRRLDERIEELDALLFAEGGRQMQTVQRQSYALRKSLVRLRRVVLPMREVVNALMRPDLDVVDGPLLPYYRDVYDHVLRAGEWTESLRDLVASVMETNLSVQANRMNLIMKKVTSWAAIIAVPTAITGFYGQNLPYPGFAHQSGFIVSSAVIVVASLTLYFAFKHGDWL
- a CDS encoding rhodanese-like domain-containing protein — its product is MSIFRRDRVGPGRVSVGEAARRTGHADTRGGADAVLLDVREPHEWQAGHAPRAVHLPLSALAAGAGLPAPAQARPLVVICRSGNRSRQAAELLLARGADAVDVVGGMRDWSAAGLPVVDARGQDGTVA
- a CDS encoding DUF5994 family protein; this encodes MTATIEPTITKERLPSASARLSLTPAGSVPGLLDGAWWPRSRDLLREIPALTDALDACWGRITHVTVNPTHWPVIPRKVPVTGHTVHVGWFAAEQDPNKVILLSYSVGRLDLLVIPPETDPAAAARLAAAATSPGGVRTAGALIADEAAIHNAAQTQSREEEWETDGGAASAGGAAIAVSRSAPRR
- a CDS encoding GNAT family N-acetyltransferase produces the protein MDTKPFTSGPGESAVLVTRVADRQWHALEDDLVVGRGHAQHRPDGRLFVSVDAWHDTAFDRLAAALVAHLPAPLHTVVDEADTALTARWLRAGFTVRRREGEYAVPTDPEVTGLGAVLPPPGVTIVPAGRTDEALLRAVDRAIRDEVKASVGWWSMPAEVIPRPGGDTLVDPSKYTVAASPDRYLGLIRVAPVKRPRIGLVAVRAGERRRGLARALLAHELGRLHDCGVGTAWVEIQESNRAAAALFEGIGARQQSSNLELVR
- a CDS encoding sulfite exporter TauE/SafE family protein, whose protein sequence is MSAVVLALAAGAAIGLALGALGGGGSVLAVPALIYLLGFSPVGATTASLVIVSITSVTALVAHARDGHARWRTGLLFAAAGTGPAMAGALLAGRLPAGALTAAFGVVAGAAAVRMLRAAPAAQGVVTVRPGRAAAAGAGLGAVTGVLGVGGGFLAVPALVGVLGMRMRHAVGTSLLVITVNSLAALTMRAGTVEELDWTVVGPFVGAAILGAWDGKRLAAKISGQTLQRIFAVVLLAVAAFMMIDALR
- a CDS encoding rhodanese-like domain-containing protein, which translates into the protein MRNSPAPAALDTRQARARLHELTVIDVRTPAEYASGHLPGALNIPLDHVRHALPEIRHAAERGDVLVVCASGARSGTARELLAGHGIAAATLTGGTGAWAAEGQDLHTPAAGAARAGWGMERQVRFTAGLLVLLGLALGLLVHPALLLIPAGIAGGLVFSALTGTCGMAALLGRLPHNRPRPADLDAVLTALRGR